Proteins from a genomic interval of Marmota flaviventris isolate mMarFla1 chromosome 8, mMarFla1.hap1, whole genome shotgun sequence:
- the LOC114091417 gene encoding uncharacterized protein, protein MANLQQFGRNQSRTTGQRSNENPRKAGPAGSEGRHASPGRRVRLLHCSARHGGSGDGKGEGSGVGFLDLVQEAATAAEVSAAAGGRRRGSRHIGRGEQTAPWLSAPRLQPAVPWSDDSSAKHGRRRPQRSPSGRGRGERSHRQAPPPPSAHGKAPLQAPPPRLAALTPTPRAALARQGPGCYGRNGSRGLYGASGPAGDDDRYPNGQSHCHPRDSPAAVVASARTHAQSTLSPPPPALPFPFASLFPCFSSKNPLHARPSYRLSAHAQPTSRLTAFRPDACALTAHPENRINTLARSRQPTLGSLRMPGSTLTALRTEHALWSCLLSPPLPHALSNSLS, encoded by the exons ATGGCGAATTTGCAACAATTCGGAAGAAATCAGAGCAGAACCACGGGCCAAAGAAGTAACGAAAATCCGCGCAA AGCAGGCCCGGCCGGGTCCGAGGGGCGGCACGCTTCTCCCGGGCGGCGGGTCCGCTTACTCCATTGCAGCGCCCGACACGGAGGCAGTGGAGACGGCAAGGGCGAAGGCTCGGGCGTCGGCTTCCTCGATCTAGTGCAGGAAGCCGCGACGGCGGCGGAGGTTTCTGCTGCGGCAGGCGGACGCCGCCGCGGCTCTCGCCATATCGGACGCGGGGAGCAGACTGCGCCCTGGCTCTCCGCCCCGCGGTTGCAGCCCGCAGTTCCCTGGAGTG ATGACTCCTCCGCTAAGCACGGCCGCCGCCGCCCGCAGCGCAGCCCGTCCGGCAGAGGCAGAGGAGAGCGTTCACACCGCCAGGCCCCGCCGCCGCCCAGCGCACACGGCAAGGCCCCGCTGCAGGCCCCTCCCCCGCGCCTCGCCGCCCTCACCCCGACTCCACGCGCCGCTCTAGCTCGGCAGGGCCCGGGATGCTACGGCCGTAATGGATCCCGCGGGCTGTACGGCGCCTCAGGCCCGGCCGGCGACGACGACCGTTACCCCAACGGGCAAAGCCACTGTCATCCCCGAGACTCCCCCGCCGCCGTCGTCGCTAGCGCTCGCACGCATGCGCAGAGCACACTctcaccccctccccccgcccttccctttcccttcgcTTCCCTTTTCCCCTGCTTCTCCTCTAAGAACCCCCTCCACGCCCGCCCGAGCTACCGGCTCTCGGCGCATGCGCAACCCACCAGCCGACTCACCGCCTTTCGCCCTGACGCGTGCGCTTTGACCGCCCACCCAGAGAACCGGATAAACACATTAGCCCGCTCACGCCAGCCCACCCTAGGCTCATTGCGCATGCCTGGCTCTACACTTACGGCTCTTAGAACGGAGCATGCTCTTTGGAGCTGCCTGCTCTCTCCGCCCCTCCCCCACGCGCTCTCAAATTCCCTCTCCTAG